One genomic region from Paraburkholderia azotifigens encodes:
- a CDS encoding NUDIX hydrolase yields MKPETWAPHVTVAAVVERDGRFLLVEEHTAAGLRLNQPAGHLEAGETLAQAVVRETLEETAQSFAPDALVGVYMTHFSRPTTVDGPQDGVTYLRFTYCGTTDSDPAADRALDPDIVRTVWMSADELRACPERHRTPLVMQCVDDYLAGRRFPLDFVHTHSVGPSR; encoded by the coding sequence ATGAAACCGGAAACCTGGGCTCCGCATGTCACGGTAGCGGCTGTCGTCGAACGCGACGGGCGCTTCCTGCTGGTCGAAGAACATACGGCGGCCGGGCTGCGGCTGAACCAGCCCGCCGGGCATCTGGAAGCGGGCGAAACACTGGCGCAAGCCGTCGTCCGCGAGACGCTCGAAGAAACGGCGCAGTCGTTCGCGCCCGATGCGCTGGTCGGCGTGTACATGACGCATTTCAGCCGGCCCACGACCGTCGACGGCCCGCAGGACGGCGTCACGTATCTGCGCTTCACGTATTGCGGCACGACGGACAGCGATCCCGCCGCCGACCGCGCGCTCGATCCCGACATCGTCCGTACCGTCTGGATGAGCGCCGACGAGCTGCGCGCCTGCCCCGAGCGGCATCGCACGCCGCTCGTGATGCAATGTGTCGACGACTACCTCGCAGGCCGGCGTTTCCCGCTCGACTTCGTGCACACGCATTCGGTCGGGCCCTCCCGATAG
- a CDS encoding Re/Si-specific NAD(P)(+) transhydrogenase subunit alpha has translation MHIGVPAETRPYETRVAATPETVKKYVSQGHRVSVQRGAGTAASYLDDAYAAAGAELVDAPAAFGAELVLKVQSPTDSELPLLKRGAVLVGMLEPFNTENASKLATAGITAFALEAAPRTTRAQSLDVLSSQANIAGYKAVLLAADLYPRFMPMLMTAAGTVKAARVLILGAGVAGLQAIATAKRLGAVIEASDVRPAVKEQIESLGAKFLDVPYETDEEREAAQGVGGYARPMPPSWLTRQSALVHERAKQADVVISTALIPGRPAPTLLSVETVQAMKPGSVLIDLAAGRGPEYEGQRGGNCPLTEADKVVVKHGVTIAGYTNLASMVASDASALYARNLLDFMKLIVTKEGTLNIDLADDIVAATLLARDGEVARKA, from the coding sequence ATGCACATCGGAGTGCCAGCCGAGACGCGGCCGTACGAAACACGCGTCGCCGCGACGCCCGAGACGGTCAAGAAGTACGTGTCGCAGGGCCACAGGGTTAGCGTACAGCGCGGCGCAGGAACGGCCGCAAGTTATCTGGACGACGCGTACGCAGCCGCGGGCGCAGAGCTCGTCGATGCGCCCGCAGCTTTCGGCGCAGAGCTCGTTCTCAAGGTTCAAAGCCCAACCGATTCAGAACTGCCGCTTCTTAAACGCGGTGCAGTGCTGGTCGGCATGCTCGAGCCGTTTAATACTGAAAACGCATCGAAGCTAGCAACTGCGGGCATTACTGCGTTCGCGCTCGAAGCCGCGCCGCGCACGACGCGTGCTCAAAGCCTCGACGTACTGTCGTCTCAAGCCAACATCGCGGGCTACAAAGCCGTGCTGCTCGCAGCCGATCTGTACCCGCGCTTCATGCCGATGCTGATGACGGCAGCGGGCACCGTGAAAGCCGCGCGCGTGCTGATTCTTGGCGCGGGCGTCGCGGGCTTGCAGGCGATTGCGACCGCGAAGCGCCTGGGCGCCGTGATCGAAGCGTCCGACGTTCGGCCTGCTGTGAAAGAGCAGATCGAATCGCTTGGCGCGAAGTTTCTCGACGTGCCTTACGAAACCGATGAGGAACGCGAAGCGGCGCAAGGCGTCGGCGGCTACGCGCGGCCGATGCCGCCTTCATGGCTCACGCGCCAGTCGGCGCTCGTCCATGAGCGCGCGAAGCAGGCCGACGTCGTCATCTCGACGGCGCTGATTCCGGGCCGTCCCGCGCCGACGCTGCTTTCCGTCGAAACCGTGCAGGCGATGAAGCCGGGCTCCGTGCTAATCGACCTCGCGGCGGGACGCGGCCCCGAGTACGAAGGCCAGCGCGGCGGCAACTGTCCGCTGACGGAAGCGGACAAGGTCGTCGTCAAGCATGGCGTGACCATCGCGGGGTATACGAATCTCGCGTCGATGGTGGCGTCGGATGCTTCGGCGTTGTATGCGCGCAATCTGCTCGACTTCATGAAGCTGATCGTCACGAAGGAAGGCACGCTCAATATCGATCTCGCGGACGACATCGTCGCGGCCACGCTGCTGGCCCGCGACGGTGAAGTCGCGCGCAAGGCATAA
- a CDS encoding NAD(P) transhydrogenase subunit alpha, translating into MEVINHTVINLIIFVLAIYVGYHVVWNVTPALHTPLMAVTNAISAIVIVGAMLAAGLTVGGTGKFFGTVAVALAAVNVFGGFLVTRRMLEMFKKKEPKKIAGPKEGA; encoded by the coding sequence ATGGAAGTCATCAACCATACCGTGATCAATCTGATCATTTTCGTGCTGGCGATCTACGTCGGCTACCACGTTGTCTGGAATGTGACGCCGGCGCTGCACACGCCGCTGATGGCGGTGACGAACGCGATTTCGGCGATCGTGATCGTCGGCGCGATGCTCGCGGCGGGTCTCACCGTCGGCGGCACGGGCAAGTTCTTCGGCACGGTTGCCGTCGCGCTCGCGGCGGTGAACGTGTTCGGCGGATTCCTCGTGACGAGGCGAATGCTGGAGATGTTCAAGAAGAAGGAACCGAAGAAGATTGCCGGTCCCAAGGAGGGTGCGTAA
- a CDS encoding NAD(P)(+) transhydrogenase (Re/Si-specific) subunit beta, whose protein sequence is MSLNVVTLLYLIASVCFIQALKGLSNPKTARTGNVFGMAGMAIAILTTVALIAKQAAVLGSNLSLGLSLVFIALVVGGGIGAFVAARVEMTKMPELVAAMHSLIGMAAVCIAYAVVSEPAAFGLGAEEGIPGFLPYGNRIELFIGTFVGAITFSGSVIAFGKLSGKYKFRLFQGAPVVYAGQHLINLLLALAMIGFGVIFFLTQSWLPFIIMTLIAFALGVLIIIPIGGADMPVVVSMLNSYSGWAAAGIGFSLNNAMLIIAGSLVGSSGAILSYIMCKAMNRSFFNVILGGFGGEAGVAAAAGSGEQKPVKSGSAEDASFMLGNAETVVIVPGYGLAVARAQHALKELTDKLVEKGIDVKYAIHPVAGRMPGHMNVLLAEAEVPYEIVHEMEDINGEFGQVDVVLVLGANDVVNPAAKTDPKSPIAGMPIIEAYKARTVIVNKRSMAAGYAGLDNDLFYMDKTMMVFGDAKKVIEDMVKSVD, encoded by the coding sequence ATGAGCCTGAACGTCGTTACGCTTCTCTACCTGATCGCCTCCGTCTGTTTCATTCAGGCGCTCAAAGGGCTGTCGAATCCGAAGACGGCACGAACGGGCAATGTGTTCGGCATGGCCGGCATGGCGATCGCCATTCTGACGACCGTCGCGCTGATCGCGAAGCAGGCCGCTGTGCTGGGTTCGAATCTTTCGCTCGGGTTGTCGCTGGTGTTTATCGCGCTCGTTGTCGGCGGCGGGATCGGCGCGTTCGTCGCCGCGCGCGTCGAAATGACGAAGATGCCGGAACTGGTCGCCGCAATGCACTCGCTGATCGGTATGGCGGCTGTGTGTATCGCGTATGCCGTCGTGTCGGAACCGGCTGCGTTCGGTCTCGGTGCGGAGGAGGGCATTCCGGGCTTCCTGCCGTACGGCAACCGGATCGAACTGTTCATCGGCACGTTCGTCGGCGCGATTACGTTTAGCGGTTCGGTGATCGCGTTCGGCAAGCTGTCGGGCAAGTACAAGTTCCGGCTGTTTCAGGGCGCGCCTGTCGTGTACGCGGGCCAGCATCTGATCAACCTGCTGCTCGCGCTTGCGATGATCGGCTTCGGCGTGATCTTCTTCCTCACGCAATCGTGGCTGCCGTTCATCATCATGACGCTGATCGCGTTTGCGCTGGGTGTGCTGATCATCATCCCGATCGGCGGCGCGGACATGCCCGTGGTCGTGTCGATGCTGAACTCGTACTCGGGCTGGGCGGCGGCGGGCATTGGCTTCTCGCTGAACAACGCGATGCTGATCATTGCCGGTTCGCTGGTCGGTTCGTCGGGTGCGATTCTGTCGTACATCATGTGCAAGGCGATGAACCGCTCGTTCTTCAACGTGATTCTGGGCGGCTTCGGCGGCGAAGCGGGCGTGGCGGCTGCGGCCGGTTCGGGCGAGCAGAAGCCGGTGAAGTCGGGTTCGGCCGAGGATGCCTCGTTCATGCTCGGCAATGCCGAGACGGTCGTGATCGTGCCGGGTTATGGTCTGGCCGTCGCGCGCGCACAGCACGCGCTGAAGGAACTGACCGACAAGCTGGTCGAGAAGGGCATCGACGTGAAGTACGCGATTCACCCTGTCGCGGGCCGGATGCCGGGCCACATGAACGTGCTGCTCGCCGAAGCCGAAGTGCCGTATGAGATCGTTCATGAAATGGAAGATATCAACGGTGAGTTCGGCCAGGTCGATGTGGTGCTTGTGCTTGGTGCGAATGACGTTGTGAATCCTGCGGCCAAGACTGATCCGAAGTCGCCGATTGCTGGTATGCCGATTATTGAGGCCTATAAGGCCCGGACTGTGATCGTCAACAAGCGGTCGATGGCAGCTGGGTATGCCGGACTCGATAATGACCTGTTCTATATGGACAAGACCATGATGGTGTTTGGCGATGCCAAGAAGGTCATCGAGGATATGGTCAAGTCTGTTGATTAA
- a CDS encoding helix-turn-helix transcriptional regulator, translating to MTRRADRLFQIAELLRGRRLTTAQQLADWLHVSLRTVYRDVQDLQLSGVPIEGEPGIGYRLSRSASLPPLTFTADELMALAAGARMLESWGGESMAAGARGALAKIASAMPADKRATIDRLAFFAPSFHVDHDVSLIVDTLHRAIDARRVVGFEYLDKHGAATTRRVWPLALAYWGARFTLGAWCELRSDFRHFALSNIGALEVLEAFPDVEGRRLADFMRSIGVRAR from the coding sequence ATGACGCGTCGCGCCGACCGCCTGTTCCAGATCGCCGAACTGCTGCGCGGGCGGAGGCTGACGACGGCCCAGCAGCTTGCCGACTGGCTGCATGTGTCGTTGCGCACGGTTTATCGCGATGTGCAGGACTTGCAGTTGTCGGGCGTGCCGATCGAGGGCGAGCCGGGCATCGGCTACCGGCTGAGCCGCAGCGCGAGTCTTCCGCCCCTCACTTTTACCGCCGACGAGTTGATGGCGCTCGCTGCCGGTGCACGGATGCTCGAATCGTGGGGCGGCGAAAGCATGGCGGCGGGCGCGCGCGGCGCGCTGGCGAAAATTGCGTCGGCGATGCCCGCCGACAAGCGCGCGACCATCGATCGTCTCGCGTTTTTTGCGCCTTCGTTTCATGTCGATCACGACGTGTCTTTGATCGTCGATACGTTGCATCGGGCGATCGATGCGCGTCGTGTGGTCGGGTTTGAGTATCTCGACAAGCATGGCGCCGCGACCACGCGGCGGGTTTGGCCGCTGGCTCTGGCTTATTGGGGCGCCAGGTTTACGCTTGGCGCGTGGTGCGAGTTGCGGAGTGATTTCCGGCATTTCGCGCTTTCTAATATCGGCGCGCTTGAAGTGCTTGAGGCGTTTCCTGATGTTGAAGGGAGACGGCTTGCTGATTTTATGCGGAGCATAGGGGTTAGGGCGCGGTGA